In the Ensifer adhaerens genome, one interval contains:
- a CDS encoding MmgE/PrpD family protein: MYVTEILAEYLANYPSDALPPDLRLSATCCIVDAVTAYVVGCDVPSARAARAVARDDFGSGRASVWFTGECLGVTAAAVCNAASASALDFDDGHRAARGHPGAAVIPVALSVASAIGSSADDLLTAIALGYEIGIRIAVAQNPQAIKSRQSGRWTGYAAVAAAGRLYRTDPPALAHALAVAGVLAPNQEASGSSGYANLTGNDVKEGIPWSVVTGLTALRLAERGFTGPQDLLDHESHFDRPSIIANLVDPAEISRVYFKPYSCCRYIHPALDAFAALSEVADIRTEQIASIEVQTFQWALRLSNTLSPSTLTEIQYSLPYCMAIAVVDGAAALAPVGSAQLGRPDLIEFARKVRLSVNPEIDARFPTETLAQVRLQMIDGRLITSKMTSPRGDKARPLDWEDLIDKFSAATRCKLSPRAQNTVLEAFEALKKGDAVPLLQRLRMRLID; encoded by the coding sequence ATGTATGTCACAGAAATCCTCGCAGAGTATCTGGCGAACTATCCTTCCGATGCTCTGCCGCCCGACCTGAGGTTAAGTGCCACCTGCTGTATCGTGGATGCGGTCACCGCCTACGTTGTCGGCTGTGATGTACCGAGTGCGCGCGCAGCCCGCGCGGTCGCCCGGGACGATTTTGGAAGCGGCCGGGCTTCGGTCTGGTTTACGGGTGAATGTCTCGGGGTCACTGCTGCGGCAGTCTGTAACGCTGCGTCAGCATCCGCGCTCGATTTCGACGACGGCCATCGCGCCGCGCGCGGTCATCCTGGTGCGGCTGTGATACCCGTGGCACTCTCCGTGGCATCTGCGATTGGTTCATCCGCCGATGATCTCCTGACCGCAATCGCTCTCGGATACGAGATCGGAATTCGCATCGCCGTGGCGCAGAACCCGCAGGCGATCAAAAGCCGACAATCGGGACGTTGGACCGGCTATGCTGCCGTGGCCGCGGCCGGCCGCCTCTACAGAACCGATCCCCCGGCACTCGCGCACGCACTCGCTGTAGCCGGAGTGCTCGCACCAAATCAGGAGGCGAGCGGCAGCTCTGGCTATGCCAACCTCACCGGGAACGACGTCAAGGAGGGTATTCCCTGGAGTGTCGTGACGGGCTTGACCGCATTGCGCCTCGCAGAGCGGGGATTTACCGGGCCGCAGGATTTGCTCGATCATGAGTCGCACTTCGACCGGCCGAGCATCATCGCGAACTTGGTTGATCCGGCTGAGATCTCGAGGGTCTATTTCAAACCTTATTCCTGCTGCCGCTACATCCATCCCGCTCTTGATGCCTTTGCCGCGCTTTCGGAAGTCGCGGACATCAGGACCGAACAAATCGCATCAATTGAAGTTCAGACCTTTCAATGGGCTCTGCGACTTTCAAACACCTTGTCTCCCAGTACATTGACGGAGATCCAATACAGTCTGCCTTATTGCATGGCGATTGCTGTTGTCGATGGAGCTGCGGCGCTGGCGCCGGTCGGTAGTGCTCAGTTGGGCAGGCCGGACCTCATCGAATTCGCCCGCAAGGTTCGTCTCTCGGTCAATCCTGAGATCGACGCCCGTTTTCCGACTGAGACCCTTGCCCAGGTACGCCTGCAAATGATCGACGGCAGATTGATCACCTCCAAGATGACCTCGCCGCGCGGGGACAAGGCGCGCCCCTTAGACTGGGAGGATCTCATCGATAAGTTTTCGGCAGCGACGCGGTGCAAGCTTTCTCCCAGGGCGCAAAATACTGTCTTGGAGGCTTTTGAGGCACTGAAAAAAGGTGATGCGGTCCCTCTCCTCCAGCGCCTGAGGATGCGATTGATCGACTGA
- a CDS encoding amidohydrolase family protein encodes MDLVIRNGGLITGDGKTFHKRAAVYVQKGRIIGVDVAAGAEIAAAARETIDATGGIVMPGLINAHAHGCIRGPSMPSGSKPFAGEDVAYFRNRHLLQGTTTLLNVCGLAMADEIDVDDAEPHAMDIRVSTAHTPKNIEAALVVDGKGLSARHLTATTDELLACGAVALGEAGGGQTLGGGAQEYRFIPQAFLHEFGVEVTPAAARRLKNAVIGRYLDPADGLSNLKLTDELECCGLSGLADADRVRDIITRSVMPSVALSLAGFDEIAREAKRSGFPAIFHNAAPSAKRLIAAVEKHPKAHLVAGHSNHPSFHPEEAVSIAQNLRGKGAIIDVSTLDCIGTRWRNDPSNLDALIDAGCVDTISTDFAGGHWDGILEAIQRMVRKKQLSAAEAVALASGNVARVFTQMAGDRGLIEKGKRADLIVVDHVNLSRVRHVVIAGRIVVRNGRLI; translated from the coding sequence ATGGATCTGGTAATCCGAAATGGAGGTCTCATCACCGGCGACGGCAAGACGTTTCACAAGCGGGCTGCCGTATATGTCCAGAAGGGACGGATCATAGGTGTCGACGTCGCCGCAGGCGCTGAAATCGCGGCCGCCGCGCGAGAAACCATCGATGCGACCGGCGGCATCGTTATGCCAGGCCTCATCAATGCACATGCGCATGGATGTATTCGGGGGCCTTCCATGCCGAGCGGCTCGAAGCCATTTGCAGGCGAGGATGTTGCCTATTTCCGGAACCGTCATCTTCTTCAGGGAACAACGACCCTTTTGAACGTCTGCGGCCTGGCCATGGCCGACGAAATAGATGTCGACGACGCAGAACCTCATGCCATGGATATCCGCGTTTCCACGGCTCACACTCCGAAAAACATCGAGGCGGCGCTTGTGGTCGACGGAAAGGGACTTTCAGCACGACACCTGACCGCGACGACAGATGAACTGTTGGCCTGCGGCGCGGTCGCCCTTGGCGAGGCAGGTGGTGGGCAGACACTGGGTGGTGGTGCGCAAGAGTACAGGTTCATCCCGCAAGCCTTCCTGCACGAGTTCGGGGTCGAAGTGACACCCGCAGCCGCGAGGCGATTGAAGAACGCGGTTATTGGCCGCTATCTCGATCCGGCAGACGGCCTGTCGAACTTAAAACTGACCGACGAGTTGGAGTGTTGCGGTCTTTCCGGGCTCGCCGATGCGGATCGCGTTCGCGATATCATCACGCGATCGGTGATGCCTTCGGTTGCCCTCTCGCTGGCCGGATTCGATGAAATCGCACGCGAAGCCAAGCGGTCAGGATTTCCCGCGATCTTCCACAATGCGGCACCATCTGCGAAGCGTCTGATTGCCGCGGTCGAGAAGCACCCGAAAGCACATCTCGTCGCCGGTCATAGCAATCACCCGAGCTTTCACCCGGAGGAGGCAGTCTCGATTGCCCAGAACCTGAGAGGGAAAGGGGCCATCATCGATGTTTCGACACTGGATTGTATAGGGACGCGCTGGCGCAACGATCCATCCAACCTTGACGCACTGATCGATGCGGGCTGTGTCGATACGATTTCGACCGATTTTGCCGGCGGGCATTGGGATGGAATTCTTGAAGCGATCCAGCGAATGGTCAGGAAGAAGCAATTGTCTGCGGCCGAAGCGGTGGCCCTTGCTTCCGGGAATGTCGCGCGTGTCTTCACTCAAATGGCCGGTGACCGCGGACTGATTGAAAAAGGCAAGCGCGCAGACCTGATCGTTGTCGACCACGTTAATCTGAGCCGGGTCAGGCATGTCGTGATCGCAGGCCGTATAGTCGTCAGGAACGGCCGGCTTATCTGA